In one window of Skermanella rosea DNA:
- a CDS encoding benzoate/H(+) symporter BenE family transporter, translating into MRKDTALRSLLQPTTAGFLAALVGFGSAFPIVLQGLAGVGASPAQAASGLLALCLVTGVLGAAHSIATRQPISIAWSTPGAALLIATGVPDGGFPAAVGAFVVAGGLVVLAGLWRPFGRAVVAIPMGLASAMLAGVLLDLCLAPVRAVGALPELALPIVVTWALGWRFARLYAVPLAVLVTVLIILFATPIPEGALADIWPNPVLVMPEFTLPAVVSIALPLFIVTMASQNVPGLAVLRGNGYQPQVAPVFVSTGLFSAASALFGGHAVNLAAITAALCAGPEAHPDPARRYLAPVAAGVAYVLLGLFAGFAASFIAASPPLLIQAVAGLALLSSLAGALAGALGRDDERLPAVVTFVTTASGVGFFGIGSAFWGLVAGGLLLALGRSGAAR; encoded by the coding sequence ATGCGGAAGGATACCGCACTCCGGTCCCTGCTCCAGCCCACGACCGCCGGCTTCCTGGCCGCCCTCGTCGGGTTCGGCAGCGCCTTCCCGATCGTCCTCCAGGGTCTCGCCGGAGTCGGAGCCTCCCCCGCCCAGGCCGCGTCCGGCCTGCTGGCGCTGTGCCTCGTGACCGGGGTGCTGGGTGCTGCCCACAGCATCGCGACGCGCCAGCCGATCAGCATCGCTTGGTCGACACCGGGCGCCGCCCTGCTGATCGCGACCGGCGTTCCGGACGGCGGCTTCCCCGCGGCGGTCGGCGCCTTCGTCGTCGCGGGGGGCCTGGTGGTGCTCGCCGGCCTGTGGCGGCCGTTCGGCCGCGCCGTCGTCGCGATCCCCATGGGCCTGGCGAGCGCCATGCTGGCCGGCGTGCTGCTCGACCTCTGCCTGGCGCCGGTCCGGGCGGTCGGCGCGCTGCCGGAACTGGCGCTCCCGATCGTCGTCACCTGGGCGCTGGGCTGGCGCTTCGCCCGGCTCTACGCCGTGCCGCTGGCCGTGCTGGTCACCGTCCTGATCATCCTGTTCGCCACCCCGATACCCGAGGGCGCGCTGGCCGACATCTGGCCGAACCCGGTTCTGGTGATGCCGGAATTCACCCTGCCGGCGGTGGTGAGCATCGCGTTGCCCCTGTTCATCGTCACCATGGCGTCGCAGAACGTGCCGGGCCTCGCGGTCCTGCGGGGCAACGGCTACCAGCCGCAGGTCGCCCCGGTCTTCGTCTCGACCGGGCTGTTCAGCGCGGCCTCGGCCCTGTTCGGCGGCCACGCGGTCAACCTCGCCGCCATCACCGCGGCGCTCTGCGCAGGGCCGGAAGCCCACCCCGATCCGGCGCGCCGCTACCTCGCCCCCGTCGCGGCCGGTGTCGCCTATGTCCTGCTGGGCCTGTTCGCCGGTTTCGCCGCATCCTTCATCGCCGCCTCCCCGCCCCTGCTGATCCAGGCCGTCGCCGGCCTCGCCCTGCTCTCCAGCCTCGCGGGCGCCCTGGCCGGCGCGCTCGGCCGCGACGACGAACGCCTGCCCGCGGTCGTGACCTTCGTCACGACGGCGTCAGGCGTCGGCTTCTTCGGGATCGGCTCCGCTTTCTGGGGCTTGGTGGCCGGCGGACTGCTCCTCGCCCTGGGGCGGAGCGGGGCGGCCCGCTAG
- a CDS encoding Rpn family recombination-promoting nuclease/putative transposase codes for MSAPHEALFRALLDDPRRAGILIRDYLPADIVSRLADEPPVLLDGSFVDPELNPTQSDRLYGLALRDAGTLLLHALVEHKSSPFAWTPVQVLGYRVDIWRRVGTIGPDGRLRLPPIITLVFYHGRRPWTVPTSIIGCVDADEDLRQLAGDMGYLLCDVGPVPDSELSSDAEVRNGLRALKHVSRPGDPEPLLAAVLAELREGTVFEEQVIRYMIRAFPAITVELLTRVARRVRPDREGNLISLAAKEWLSQGRTEGIAEGLAKGREEGLHQGMARGKADAILFYLESQFGTVPPDLQARVRRTAPEAMDALFRKALAVTSLDGLFDDGRPRRSYRGTLMRRSGLRPLAGRPAPPQGEEQSAGHQAPESGADPEEADA; via the coding sequence ATGTCCGCTCCGCACGAGGCCCTGTTCCGCGCCCTCCTGGACGATCCCCGCCGCGCGGGCATCCTGATCCGCGACTATCTTCCGGCCGATATCGTGAGCCGGCTGGCGGACGAGCCGCCGGTGCTGCTCGACGGCAGCTTCGTCGACCCGGAGCTGAACCCCACCCAGAGCGACCGGCTGTACGGGCTGGCGCTGCGCGACGCCGGGACCCTGCTGCTCCATGCCCTGGTCGAGCACAAGAGCTCTCCCTTCGCCTGGACGCCGGTCCAGGTGCTGGGATACCGGGTCGACATCTGGCGCCGCGTCGGCACGATCGGTCCCGACGGCAGGCTGCGGCTGCCCCCGATCATCACCCTGGTCTTCTATCACGGCCGGCGGCCCTGGACGGTCCCGACCTCGATCATCGGCTGCGTGGACGCCGACGAGGATCTTCGCCAACTCGCCGGCGACATGGGATACCTGCTGTGCGACGTCGGGCCGGTTCCCGACTCGGAGCTGTCATCGGATGCCGAGGTGCGGAACGGGCTGCGGGCGTTGAAGCATGTCTCCCGCCCCGGCGACCCGGAACCCCTGCTGGCCGCGGTGCTGGCGGAACTGCGCGAGGGGACGGTCTTTGAAGAGCAGGTCATCCGATATATGATCCGGGCGTTTCCAGCCATCACGGTCGAGCTTCTGACCCGGGTGGCGCGCAGGGTCAGGCCGGATCGGGAGGGGAACTTGATATCGCTCGCTGCGAAGGAATGGCTCAGCCAGGGCAGGACCGAGGGCATCGCCGAGGGGCTCGCGAAGGGCCGAGAGGAGGGGTTGCACCAGGGTATGGCCAGGGGCAAGGCGGACGCCATCCTGTTCTATCTGGAATCCCAGTTCGGGACGGTTCCTCCGGACCTTCAGGCCCGGGTGCGCCGGACCGCTCCGGAGGCGATGGATGCGCTTTTCCGCAAGGCGCTGGCCGTCACCTCCCTGGACGGCCTGTTCGACGACGGCAGGCCCCGCAGGTCTTATCGCGGGACCCTGATGCGGCGCTCCGGCCTCCGTCCCCTAGCGGGCCGCCCCGCTCCGCCCCAGGGCGAGGAGCAGTCCGCCGGCCACCAAGCCCCAGAAAGCGGAGCCGATCCCGAAGAAGCCGACGCCTGA
- a CDS encoding ABC transporter substrate-binding protein produces MSKTVRRTLMAGTVLASALALTALPALAQTADQMNAAQRWIDQEFQPSSLSKEEQLKEMEWFIKAAEPFRGMEISVVSETITTHEYEAKTLARAFSEITGIRLKHDLIQEGDVIEKLQTQMQSGRNVYDAYVNDSDLIGTHFRYGQAVALSDWMAGEGKDVTLPTLDIDDFIGKSFTTAPDGKLYQLPDQQFANLYWFRADWFARPDLKEKFKAKYGYELGVPVNWSAYEDIADFFTNDVKNIDGVRVYGHMDYGKKDPSLGWRFTDAWLSMAGAGDKGIPNGVPVDEWGIRVEGCNPAGSSVTRGGDTNGPASVYALTKYIDWLKKYAPPEAGGMTFSEAGPVPAQGNIAQQIFWYTAFTADMTKPGLPVVNADGTPKWRMAPSPHGSYWEEGMKLGYQDAGSWTLLKSTPVDRRKAAWLYAQFTVAKSTSLKKTMVGLTPIRESDLQTQAMTDMAPKLGGLVEFYRSPARVSWTPTGTNVPDYPKLAQLWWQNVAEAVTGEKTPQQAMDSLAEAQDAVLARLERANVQGDCGPKLNKVQDAQYWFDQPGAPKPKLADEKPKGETVAYEQLLEAWKQGKVR; encoded by the coding sequence ATGTCGAAGACGGTGCGAAGAACCCTGATGGCCGGCACGGTGCTGGCGTCCGCCCTGGCCCTGACGGCCCTGCCGGCGCTGGCCCAGACCGCCGACCAGATGAACGCGGCCCAGCGCTGGATCGACCAGGAGTTCCAGCCCTCCAGCCTCTCCAAGGAGGAGCAGCTGAAGGAGATGGAATGGTTCATCAAGGCGGCCGAACCGTTCCGCGGGATGGAGATCTCGGTCGTGTCCGAGACCATCACGACCCACGAGTACGAGGCGAAGACCCTGGCCCGCGCCTTCAGCGAGATCACCGGGATCCGGCTGAAGCACGACCTGATCCAGGAAGGCGACGTCATCGAGAAGCTGCAGACCCAGATGCAGTCGGGGCGCAACGTCTATGACGCCTATGTCAACGACAGCGACCTGATCGGGACCCATTTCCGCTACGGCCAGGCGGTGGCGCTGAGCGACTGGATGGCGGGCGAGGGCAAGGACGTCACCCTGCCGACCCTGGACATCGACGACTTCATCGGCAAGAGCTTCACCACCGCCCCCGACGGCAAGCTGTACCAGCTTCCCGACCAGCAGTTCGCCAACCTCTACTGGTTCCGCGCGGACTGGTTCGCGCGGCCGGACCTGAAGGAGAAGTTCAAGGCCAAGTACGGTTACGAGCTGGGCGTGCCGGTCAACTGGTCGGCCTACGAGGACATCGCCGACTTCTTCACCAACGACGTGAAGAACATCGACGGCGTCCGGGTCTACGGCCACATGGACTACGGCAAGAAGGACCCGTCGCTGGGCTGGCGCTTCACCGACGCGTGGCTGAGCATGGCCGGCGCCGGCGACAAGGGCATCCCCAACGGCGTTCCGGTGGACGAGTGGGGCATCCGGGTCGAGGGCTGCAACCCGGCGGGCTCCAGCGTGACCCGCGGCGGCGACACCAACGGGCCGGCCTCGGTCTACGCGCTGACCAAATACATCGACTGGCTGAAGAAGTACGCGCCGCCCGAGGCCGGCGGCATGACCTTCTCCGAGGCCGGGCCGGTCCCGGCGCAGGGCAACATCGCCCAGCAGATCTTCTGGTACACCGCCTTCACCGCCGACATGACCAAGCCGGGCCTGCCGGTGGTCAACGCCGACGGCACGCCCAAGTGGCGCATGGCACCGTCGCCCCACGGCTCCTATTGGGAAGAGGGGATGAAGCTGGGCTATCAGGACGCCGGCTCCTGGACGCTTCTGAAGAGCACCCCGGTCGATCGCCGCAAGGCCGCCTGGCTGTACGCCCAGTTCACCGTGGCGAAGTCCACCTCGCTGAAGAAGACCATGGTCGGCCTGACCCCGATCCGCGAGTCGGACCTTCAGACCCAGGCGATGACCGACATGGCGCCCAAGCTGGGCGGGCTGGTCGAGTTCTACCGCAGCCCGGCGCGCGTGTCCTGGACGCCGACCGGCACCAACGTTCCGGACTATCCGAAGCTGGCGCAGCTGTGGTGGCAGAACGTCGCCGAGGCGGTGACGGGCGAGAAGACCCCGCAGCAGGCGATGGACAGCTTGGCCGAGGCCCAGGACGCCGTGCTGGCACGGCTTGAGCGGGCCAACGTCCAGGGCGACTGCGGCCCGAAGCTGAACAAGGTCCAGGACGCCCAGTACTGGTTCGACCAGCCCGGCGCGCCGAAGCCGAAGCTGGCCGACGAGAAGCCCAAGGGCGAGACGGTCGCCTACGAGCAACTGCTGGAGGCCTGGAAGCAGGGCAAGGTGCGGTAG
- a CDS encoding DUF2160 domain-containing protein translates to MDFALELEWMAWTGPTAAFFAGIALILAGMTAWQAVSPSVERRGLLPMPTTRGDRLFIGLLGSAYIHLAIIGFTDLNLWIAFGLSLLWMAVVMRFG, encoded by the coding sequence GTGGATTTCGCCCTGGAACTGGAATGGATGGCCTGGACCGGGCCGACCGCCGCCTTCTTCGCCGGCATCGCGCTGATCCTGGCGGGCATGACGGCGTGGCAGGCGGTGTCGCCTTCGGTCGAGCGGCGGGGCCTCCTGCCGATGCCGACGACGCGCGGCGACCGGCTGTTCATCGGCCTGCTGGGCAGCGCCTATATCCACCTCGCCATCATCGGCTTCACCGACCTGAACCTGTGGATCGCGTTCGGCCTGTCGCTGCTGTGGATGGCGGTGGTCATGAGGTTCGGGTGA
- a CDS encoding carbohydrate ABC transporter permease, with amino-acid sequence MSARGKHSGSGFRKRHVGLIVYFVFLLLPIYWLLAMSVKPNQEILSGFSLFPETVTFANYVTIFTDPSWYSGYLNSIQYVALNTVISLAVALPAAYAFSRYRFLGDKHMFFWLLTNRMAPPAVFLLPFFQLYSTFGLIDTHIAVALAHCLFNVPLAVWILEGFMSGVPREIDETAYIDGYGFPRFFLTIFLPLIRAGIGVTAFFCFMFSWVELLLARTLTSVDAKPIAATMTRTVSAAGMDWGLLAAAGVLTIVPGALVIWFVRNYIAKGFALGRV; translated from the coding sequence ATGAGCGCCCGGGGCAAGCATTCCGGTTCCGGCTTCAGGAAGCGCCATGTCGGGCTGATCGTCTATTTCGTCTTCCTGCTGCTGCCGATCTACTGGCTGCTTGCCATGTCGGTGAAGCCGAACCAGGAGATCCTGAGCGGGTTCAGCCTGTTCCCGGAGACGGTGACCTTCGCCAACTACGTCACGATCTTCACCGATCCGTCCTGGTACTCGGGCTATCTCAACTCGATCCAGTACGTGGCCCTGAACACGGTGATCTCGCTCGCCGTGGCGCTGCCGGCGGCCTACGCCTTCTCGCGCTACCGGTTCCTGGGCGACAAGCACATGTTCTTCTGGCTTCTGACCAACCGCATGGCGCCGCCGGCGGTGTTCCTGCTGCCGTTCTTCCAGCTCTACTCGACCTTCGGGCTGATCGACACCCACATCGCCGTGGCGCTGGCCCACTGCCTGTTCAACGTGCCGCTGGCGGTCTGGATCCTGGAAGGCTTCATGTCCGGCGTCCCGCGCGAGATCGACGAGACCGCCTATATCGACGGCTACGGCTTCCCGCGGTTCTTCCTGACCATCTTCCTGCCGCTGATCCGCGCCGGGATCGGGGTGACCGCCTTCTTCTGCTTCATGTTCTCGTGGGTCGAGCTGCTGCTGGCCCGCACCCTGACCAGCGTGGACGCCAAGCCGATCGCCGCCACCATGACCCGCACGGTCAGCGCCGCCGGCATGGACTGGGGCCTGCTGGCGGCGGCCGGGGTGCTGACCATCGTGCCCGGCGCGCTGGTGATCTGGTTCGTCCGAAACTACATCGCCAAGGGCTTCGCCCTGGGCCGGGTCTGA
- a CDS encoding carbohydrate ABC transporter permease, translating into MDNRPYDNKAWLLVLPVFLIVAISAIIPLMTVVNYSVQDILGPFQRVFVGTEWFEQVLNDERLHGAFLRQLVFSGCVLLIQIPLGIAVALTLPARGWQSSLCLVLVALPLLIPWNVVGTIWQLYARPDIGLAGVAINGIGIPYNYTADAFDAWLTVLIMDVWHWTPLVILLCYAGLRSIPEAFYQAAKIDGASAWAVFRYIQLPKMRRVLTIAILLRFMDSFMIYTEPFVLTGGGPGNATTFLSQFLAQIAVGQFDLGPAAAFSLIYFLVILLLSWIFYTYITHTDREDAR; encoded by the coding sequence ATGGACAACCGCCCCTATGACAACAAGGCCTGGCTGCTGGTGCTGCCGGTCTTCCTGATCGTCGCGATCAGCGCGATCATCCCGCTGATGACCGTGGTGAACTATTCGGTCCAGGACATCCTGGGGCCGTTCCAGCGGGTCTTCGTCGGGACCGAATGGTTCGAGCAGGTGCTGAACGACGAGCGGCTGCACGGCGCCTTCCTGCGCCAGCTCGTCTTTTCCGGCTGCGTGCTGCTGATCCAGATCCCGCTGGGGATCGCCGTGGCGCTGACCCTGCCGGCCAGGGGCTGGCAGTCGTCCCTGTGCCTGGTGCTGGTGGCGCTGCCGCTGCTGATCCCGTGGAACGTGGTCGGGACGATCTGGCAGCTCTACGCCCGGCCGGACATCGGGCTGGCGGGCGTGGCGATCAACGGCATCGGCATCCCCTACAACTATACCGCCGACGCCTTCGATGCCTGGCTGACCGTGCTGATCATGGACGTCTGGCACTGGACGCCCCTGGTGATCCTGCTGTGCTATGCCGGGCTGCGGTCGATCCCGGAGGCGTTCTACCAAGCGGCCAAGATCGACGGCGCGTCCGCCTGGGCGGTGTTCCGGTACATCCAGCTTCCCAAGATGCGGCGGGTGCTGACCATCGCGATCCTGCTGCGCTTCATGGACAGCTTCATGATCTATACCGAGCCGTTCGTGCTGACCGGGGGCGGCCCCGGCAACGCCACCACCTTCCTCAGCCAGTTCCTGGCGCAGATCGCGGTCGGGCAGTTCGACCTGGGGCCGGCGGCGGCCTTCTCGCTGATCTACTTCCTGGTGATCCTGCTGCTGTCCTGGATCTTCTACACCTACATCACCCACACCGACCGGGAGGACGCGCGATGA
- a CDS encoding ABC transporter ATP-binding protein → MARIELRGLAHSYRPDPKGDGDYALKPMQHVWEDGGAYALLGPSGCGKTTLLNIISGLLVPSEGQVLFDGRDVTALPPQERNIAQVFQFPVIYDTMSVFDNLAFPLRNRKVAEREVRARVEEVADMLELSADLGRRARGLTADQKQKISLGRGLVRSDVAAILFDEPLTVIDPQLKWLLRRKLKQIHDRFRLSLIYVTHDQNEALTFAEQVAVMYDGRVMQLGTPQQLFEVPAHTFVGYFIGSPGMNFLPCRFEGGAAVVDDISIPLARSVIEHAPHRGVPLEIGIRPEHLGVGASPANGALPAEIALVEDLGNFKIVTARLGRHQVKAKLHEDAPVPVERGWLTFPPDRTRLYADGRLVA, encoded by the coding sequence ATGGCACGGATCGAACTGCGCGGCCTCGCCCATTCCTACCGGCCCGATCCCAAGGGGGACGGCGACTACGCGCTGAAGCCGATGCAGCACGTCTGGGAGGACGGCGGCGCCTATGCGCTGCTGGGGCCCAGCGGCTGCGGCAAGACCACCCTGCTGAACATCATCTCCGGCCTGCTGGTCCCGAGCGAGGGGCAGGTGCTGTTCGACGGCCGCGACGTGACCGCCCTGCCGCCGCAGGAGCGCAACATCGCCCAGGTGTTCCAGTTCCCGGTGATCTACGACACCATGTCGGTGTTCGACAACCTGGCCTTCCCGCTGCGCAACCGGAAGGTCGCCGAGCGCGAGGTGCGCGCCCGGGTCGAGGAGGTCGCGGACATGCTGGAGCTGTCGGCCGACCTGGGCCGGCGGGCGCGCGGCCTGACCGCCGACCAGAAGCAGAAGATCTCGCTGGGCCGCGGGCTGGTCCGCAGCGACGTGGCGGCGATCCTGTTCGACGAGCCGCTGACCGTCATCGACCCGCAGCTGAAATGGCTGCTGCGGCGGAAGCTGAAGCAGATCCACGACCGGTTCCGGCTGAGCCTGATCTATGTCACCCACGACCAGAACGAGGCGCTGACCTTCGCCGAGCAGGTCGCGGTGATGTATGACGGCCGGGTGATGCAGCTGGGCACGCCGCAGCAGCTGTTCGAGGTGCCGGCCCATACCTTCGTGGGATATTTCATCGGCAGCCCGGGCATGAACTTCCTGCCCTGCCGGTTCGAGGGCGGCGCGGCCGTGGTGGACGACATCAGCATCCCGCTCGCCCGGTCGGTGATCGAGCACGCCCCGCACCGCGGCGTTCCGCTGGAGATCGGCATCCGGCCGGAGCACCTGGGCGTCGGCGCCTCCCCGGCGAACGGCGCCCTGCCGGCGGAGATCGCGCTGGTCGAGGACCTCGGCAACTTCAAGATCGTCACGGCGAGGCTCGGCCGCCACCAGGTGAAGGCCAAGCTGCACGAGGACGCCCCGGTCCCGGTCGAGCGCGGCTGGCTGACCTTCCCGCCCGACCGCACCCGGCTCTATGCCGACGGCCGGCTGGTCGCCTGA
- a CDS encoding ABC transporter ATP-binding protein: MTLVLDRISRVVGGETHLHDISLALEPASLNVLFGPTLAGKTSLMRLMAGLDRPTGGRILWQGGDVTGRSVRNRDVAMVYQQFVNYPSFTVYDNIASPLKLAGLPKAEVDRKVREAAAIMHIDGLLGRLPAELSGGQQQRTAIARALVKEAGLLLLDEPLVNLDYKLREELRTEMREIFKRHRSIVVYATTEPLEALMLGGTITVLHEGRLIQTGPTVEVYHNPSSLRVGQVFSDPPLNQVDGVVDGTGVLLADGIRVPAAGHLADLPHGRYRFGVRANHLSVFREHEEDIPVPGTVELAEISGSETFIHVHGRGFAWVVQQEGVHSLGLGEQVTAWVNARRLFAFGADGRLVAAPPRPRLGMAAE; this comes from the coding sequence ATGACCCTGGTTCTCGACCGGATTTCACGCGTCGTCGGCGGTGAGACCCACCTGCACGACATATCCCTCGCGCTGGAGCCGGCATCGCTCAACGTGCTGTTCGGGCCGACGCTCGCGGGCAAGACCTCGCTGATGCGCCTGATGGCCGGGCTGGACCGGCCGACCGGCGGGCGGATTCTCTGGCAGGGCGGGGACGTGACCGGCCGGTCGGTGCGGAACCGCGACGTGGCGATGGTCTACCAGCAGTTCGTCAACTACCCCTCCTTCACGGTCTACGACAACATCGCCTCGCCGCTGAAGCTGGCGGGCCTGCCCAAGGCCGAGGTCGACCGCAAGGTGCGGGAGGCGGCGGCGATCATGCATATCGACGGGCTTCTGGGGCGCCTGCCGGCCGAACTGAGCGGCGGCCAGCAGCAGCGGACCGCGATCGCCCGCGCGCTGGTCAAGGAAGCCGGGCTGCTGCTGCTGGACGAGCCCCTGGTCAACCTGGACTACAAGCTGCGGGAGGAACTGCGCACCGAGATGCGCGAGATCTTCAAGCGGCACCGCTCCATCGTCGTCTATGCCACCACGGAGCCGCTGGAGGCGCTGATGCTCGGCGGAACGATCACCGTGCTGCACGAGGGCCGACTGATCCAGACCGGGCCGACGGTCGAGGTCTACCACAACCCGTCGTCGCTCCGGGTGGGGCAGGTGTTCAGCGATCCGCCGCTGAACCAGGTGGACGGCGTGGTCGACGGGACGGGCGTGCTGCTGGCCGACGGCATCCGGGTGCCGGCGGCGGGCCATCTGGCCGACCTGCCCCACGGCCGCTACCGGTTCGGCGTGCGGGCCAACCATCTCTCGGTGTTCCGGGAGCACGAGGAGGACATCCCGGTTCCCGGCACGGTCGAACTGGCGGAGATCAGCGGGTCGGAGACCTTCATCCATGTCCATGGCCGCGGTTTCGCCTGGGTCGTGCAGCAGGAGGGGGTGCATAGCCTGGGGCTGGGCGAGCAGGTCACCGCCTGGGTCAATGCCCGCCGCCTGTTCGCCTTCGGGGCCGACGGGCGGTTGGTCGCCGCACCGCCGCGGCCCCGGCTGGGCATGGCGGCGGAATAG
- a CDS encoding FkbM family methyltransferase encodes MTLRPNSLLKAYGVVRSALIYRANPLRRRRSRVFYGRFLGPGDLAFDIGAHLGDRVRAWRDLGARVVAVEPQPHLAAVLGRLHGRDPSVTLVPAALGAVPGRAELLVNRRNPTLSTLSAEWAAQVAASPRFPGERWEERVTVEVTTLDALIEAHGVPRFCKIDVEGFERAVLDGLSRPVECLSFEFIPETPERALACLERLAELGPHRYNVALGEERRLLFADWIDRAAIIRWLESRRPADGSGDIYARYVPFRSS; translated from the coding sequence TTGACACTCCGGCCGAACTCACTCCTGAAGGCCTACGGCGTCGTCCGGTCCGCGCTGATCTACCGGGCCAATCCCCTGCGGCGGCGGCGGTCGAGGGTGTTCTACGGCCGGTTCCTCGGCCCCGGCGACCTCGCCTTCGACATCGGGGCGCATCTGGGCGACCGGGTCCGGGCCTGGCGCGACCTGGGCGCCAGGGTCGTCGCGGTCGAGCCGCAACCCCATCTGGCAGCGGTGCTCGGACGACTCCACGGCCGCGATCCTTCGGTGACGCTGGTTCCCGCCGCGCTGGGCGCCGTGCCGGGCCGCGCCGAGCTGCTGGTCAACCGGCGCAATCCCACGCTGTCCACCCTGTCGGCGGAGTGGGCCGCCCAGGTGGCGGCGTCGCCGCGCTTTCCCGGCGAACGCTGGGAGGAGCGGGTCACCGTGGAGGTGACCACCCTGGACGCGCTGATCGAGGCGCACGGCGTGCCGCGGTTCTGCAAGATCGACGTGGAGGGCTTCGAGCGGGCGGTGCTCGACGGGCTGTCCCGGCCGGTCGAGTGCCTGTCGTTCGAGTTCATACCCGAAACCCCGGAACGGGCGCTCGCCTGCCTGGAGCGGCTGGCCGAACTGGGGCCGCACCGCTACAACGTGGCGCTCGGCGAGGAGCGGCGCCTGCTGTTCGCGGACTGGATCGACCGGGCGGCGATCATCCGCTGGCTGGAGAGTCGCCGCCCGGCCGACGGTTCCGGCGACATCTATGCCCGGTATGTTCCTTTTCGATCATCCTGA
- the pspC gene encoding envelope stress response membrane protein PspC produces MSWPESPFASPNPHRLYRDRERGKLFGVCAGLADYFGVDAFLVRLGVALGGIFFTMPVVGAYLLAALVLKNKPARVYASREEEDFWRTVATKPDVTIAGLKHKFREMERRLGGMETYVSSKEFELDRAINDLDR; encoded by the coding sequence ATGAGCTGGCCGGAATCGCCCTTCGCCTCGCCCAACCCGCACCGGCTCTACCGGGACCGGGAACGGGGAAAACTGTTCGGCGTCTGCGCCGGACTGGCCGACTACTTCGGGGTGGACGCCTTCCTCGTCCGCCTCGGGGTGGCGCTGGGCGGGATCTTCTTCACCATGCCCGTCGTCGGCGCCTACCTGCTGGCTGCGCTGGTGCTCAAGAACAAGCCCGCGCGGGTCTATGCCAGCCGGGAGGAGGAGGACTTCTGGCGCACGGTGGCGACCAAGCCCGATGTCACCATCGCCGGGCTCAAGCACAAGTTCCGGGAGATGGAACGGCGCCTGGGCGGGATGGAGACCTATGTGTCCTCTAAGGAATTCGAACTGGACCGGGCGATCAACGATCTCGATCGGTGA
- the pspB gene encoding envelope stress response membrane protein PspB, with the protein MGGGGVFVLAVLFLTIVAPLWIIFHYVTKWRSARGLSAEDERTLAELWESAGRMENRIVSLEKILDAEAPGWRSRQ; encoded by the coding sequence ATGGGTGGCGGGGGCGTTTTCGTCCTGGCGGTGCTGTTCCTGACCATCGTGGCACCGCTCTGGATCATCTTCCACTACGTCACCAAGTGGCGGTCGGCCCGCGGGCTGTCCGCCGAGGATGAACGGACGCTGGCCGAGCTCTGGGAGAGTGCCGGCAGGATGGAGAATCGGATCGTCAGCCTGGAGAAGATCCTGGACGCCGAGGCGCCGGGGTGGAGGAGCCGACAATGA
- the pspA gene encoding phage shock protein PspA — protein sequence MGIFSRLTDIINSNLNAILDRAEDPEKLIRLVIQEMEDTLVEVRSSTVKTIAERKEIERRLVTLNRELEDWQRKAELALSRGREDLAKGALVAKSKIAEQIEALQHQLVHIEEALAKSSEDISRLQEKLTDAKKREKAIVLRQKSAASRLKVNSQIHDDRINEAFARFEQVERNLDEMEGRVEAFDLGRKRTLAEEFSDLEASSKVEQELADLKARLHNSKPVAG from the coding sequence ATGGGCATCTTTTCGCGCCTGACCGACATCATCAATTCGAACCTCAACGCGATCCTGGACCGTGCCGAGGACCCCGAGAAGCTGATCCGCCTGGTGATCCAGGAGATGGAGGATACGCTGGTCGAGGTCCGCTCCAGCACCGTCAAGACCATCGCCGAGCGCAAGGAGATCGAGCGCCGCCTGGTCACCCTGAACCGCGAGCTGGAGGACTGGCAGCGCAAGGCCGAGCTGGCCCTGTCGCGCGGCCGGGAGGACCTCGCCAAGGGCGCCCTGGTCGCCAAGTCGAAGATCGCCGAGCAGATCGAGGCGCTTCAGCACCAGCTCGTCCATATCGAGGAGGCGCTGGCCAAGAGCAGCGAGGACATCAGCCGGCTCCAGGAGAAACTGACCGACGCCAAGAAGCGGGAAAAGGCCATCGTGCTGCGCCAGAAGTCGGCGGCCAGCCGTCTGAAGGTCAACAGCCAGATCCACGACGACCGGATCAACGAGGCGTTCGCCCGGTTCGAGCAGGTCGAGCGGAACCTGGACGAGATGGAAGGGCGGGTCGAGGCGTTCGATCTCGGCCGCAAGAGGACCCTGGCCGAGGAGTTCTCCGACCTGGAGGCCTCGTCCAAGGTGGAGCAGGAGCTGGCCGACCTGAAGGCCCGCCTGCACAACTCCAAGCCGGTGGCGGGCTAA